The Methanobacterium sp. Maddingley MBC34 DNA window CTTATGTATATACGCGAAGCTATTATTGGTCGTATTTCTCAAGATATTCCGCGATAGCTATTCTTATATGATGACTAATAGGGCTTCCGCCTTTACGCTTAGCATACTCCCTAAGGTGTTCTAGTTGTGTTTCATCTAATTTTAAACCGATGGGAATTTTTTTAGACATGAGAACATCACACTTGATTTAGTGTATGTAACTCATAGTATATAAAATGTTCTATAATGTTATACTAAATATAACTTTTAAAAACAAATAGGTTTATTCAAGATTTTGATACTACCAGTTGAGAAATCCTCATTCTAATATGCATACTTGATGGTAATCACTTGACCGATAAATTCGGAATAATAAACCACCTATAATAGCAGCTACTGTTAAACTCATGAAAAACAAGTAATAATAAGTTTCCATGTAAAAACCTCTTTTTATATTGAAGAGAAATTGATACTAAAATAGTAAGTGACTCTAATTAAGAAATGGACTCTAATTAATGAAAGCTTGTCCAAACAAAAAGAAAGAAATGTGTGTTTAGAAGTTGTCTATGACTTCTCCTAACAGTTTGATGGATTTTTCTTTGTCTGGAC harbors:
- a CDS encoding Ribbon-helix-helix protein, copG family (PFAM: Ribbon-helix-helix protein, copG family); amino-acid sequence: MSKKIPIGLKLDETQLEHLREYAKRKGGSPISHHIRIAIAEYLEKYDQ